Part of the Salinimonas lutimaris genome, AACTTTGCGTGAAGTGTTGCAACGACTGGCCCGTGATGGCTGGTTGACGATTCAGCATGGTAAGCCCACCAAGGTAAATAACTTTTGGGAAACCTGTGGTCTGAATATTCTGGAGACGCTGGCGCGCCTCGACCAGGAAGGTATTCCTGAACTGGTGGATAATCTGCTGGCTGCCCGCACTAACCTGAGTGCGGTATTCATTCGCGGTGCAATACGCCACAATCAGGAAAAAGCGGTTGAGATCATCGCCCGCTACAAAGACGTGGAAGCCGACGGTATGGCGTTTGCGCAGTACGATTATCAGATGAATCACGACCTGGCCCTGGCTTCCGGCAACAATGTTTTTGTGCTGATGATGAATGGCTTCCGTGGGCTGTACTCACGGATAGGTGGTTATTTCTTCTCTCATACCAGCGCCCAGGATGTAGCACGTAACTTCTACGAAAAGCTATTGGCAGTCGCCGAAGCCGGTGAGTACGAAAAAGTCCCGGCCGTGGTCAGAGCCTACGGGATTGAGTCCGGTAAGGTGTGGCAGCAGGTGCGTGACGAAATGCCAAAAGATATTGTCGACTCTTTATAAACCGGTTTTTT contains:
- the fadR gene encoding fatty acid metabolism transcriptional regulator FadR, encoding MIYKAQSPAGFAEEYIVESIWSGRFPPGTILPAERELSELIGVTRTTLREVLQRLARDGWLTIQHGKPTKVNNFWETCGLNILETLARLDQEGIPELVDNLLAARTNLSAVFIRGAIRHNQEKAVEIIARYKDVEADGMAFAQYDYQMNHDLALASGNNVFVLMMNGFRGLYSRIGGYFFSHTSAQDVARNFYEKLLAVAEAGEYEKVPAVVRAYGIESGKVWQQVRDEMPKDIVDSL